Proteins encoded in a region of the Rutidosis leptorrhynchoides isolate AG116_Rl617_1_P2 chromosome 9, CSIRO_AGI_Rlap_v1, whole genome shotgun sequence genome:
- the LOC139867597 gene encoding adenine phosphoribosyltransferase 5-like, giving the protein MFAEENGLHGDPRIKAISDAIRVVPHFPKQGIMFQDITTLLLDQKAFKYTIDIFVDRYKDKKISVVAGVEARGFIFGPPIALAIGAKFVPLRKPKKLPGEVISESYVLEYGTDCLEMHVGAVQPGESVLIVDDLIATGGTLSAAIRLLERVGAEVVECACVIGLPLVKGNWRLNGVPLYVLVEPRLDDLESES; this is encoded by the exons ATGTTTGCTGAAGAAAATGGTTTACATGGAGACCCAAGAATTAAAGCCATATCTGATGCTATAAGAGTCGTTCCTCACTTCCCTAAACAAG gGATAATGTTTCAAGATATAACAACGCTGTTGTTAGATCAAAAGGCGTTCAAGTACACTATTGATATCTTCGTTGATCGTTATAAGGATAAAAAAATTTCAGTTGTTGcag GTGTTGAAGCTAGAGGATTCATATTTGGTCCGCCGATCGCATTGGCTATTGGTGCCAAATTTGTTCCACTACGTAAACCAAAAAAGTTGCCGG GTGAAGTAATATCTGAATCATACGTGTTGGAGTATGGTACGGATTGTCTAGAAATGCATGTTGGTGCGGTGCAACCTGGGGAAAGCGTGTTGATTGTAGACGATCTAATCGCTACAGGAGGAACCCTCTCGGCAGCTATTAGGCTTTTAG AACGTGTTGGAGCTGAGGTTGTCGAATGTGCGTGTGTTATTGGATTGCCACTGGTGAAG GGTAATTGGAGGCTGAATGGGGTACCACTTTACGTTCTTGTCGAGCCTCGCCTTGATGACCTG GAATCCGAGTCATGA
- the LOC139867239 gene encoding uncharacterized protein isoform X3, producing the protein MKLLEKALEVSGDDVDSAVKNLNEMCLGNVDGNSGSVAWSNAAGTSKDNFTSENSSTHANTPRSGAEWVELFVTEIRNATSVDDARSRALRLLESLEKSISERSGGEAAQSLHKENMVVKERIEVLVRENTILKRAVSIQHERQKDYEESTREIQHLKQLLSMYQDQLRTLEVNNYALTMHLKQAQESSSMPGRFHPDVF; encoded by the exons ATGAAG CTGCTGGAGAAAGCTTTAGAAGTGAGCGGAGATGACGTAGATTCTGCTGTAAAAAATCTCAATGAAATGTGTCTTGGAAATGTCGATGGTAACTCGGGATCTGTCGCGTGGTCAAATGCAG CAGGTACCAGTAAAGATAATTTTACGTCAGAGAACTCATCGACACATGCCAACACTCCCAGAAGTGGTGCAGAATGGGTCGAACTGTTTGTCACAGAAATAAGGAATGCTACCAGCGTCGATGATGCTAGATCACGTGCCTTGAGGTTGCTAGAGAGCTTGGAGAAGTCCATTAGTGAACGTTCTGGTGGTGAGGCGGCCCAAAGTCTTCATAAG GAAAATATGGTTGTGAAGGAACGGATTGAAGTTCTAGTGCGAGAAAACACGATACTTAAACGTGCTGTATCGATTCAACATGAACGGCAGAAAGATTATGAAGAGAGTACCCGTGAAATACAACACCTGAAGCAGTTATTGTCAATGTATCAGGATCAGCTAAGGACACTTGAG GTGAACAACTATGCATTAACAATGCATCTAAAGCAAGCTCAAGAAAGCAGCTCGATGCCTGGACGTTTTCACCCAGATGTCTTTTAA
- the LOC139867239 gene encoding uncharacterized protein isoform X1, translating to MSAIVCGKRSFFEESSTPPGSPAAKKHRRSSSSPVRLSPLDHLRSVFPDLDNQLLEKALEVSGDDVDSAVKNLNEMCLGNVDGNSGSVAWSNAAGTSKDNFTSENSSTHANTPRSGAEWVELFVTEIRNATSVDDARSRALRLLESLEKSISERSGGEAAQSLHKENMVVKERIEVLVRENTILKRAVSIQHERQKDYEESTREIQHLKQLLSMYQDQLRTLEVNNYALTMHLKQAQESSSMPGRFHPDVF from the exons ATGTCTGCGATTGTGTGTGGGAAGAGATCGTTCTTTGAAGAATCATCAACGCCACCGGGCTCTCCGGCTGCCAAAAAACATCGGCGTTCTTCGTCTTCTCCGGTCCGATTGTCGCCGTTGGATCACCTCCGTTCTGTTTTTCCTGATTTGGATAATCAG CTGCTGGAGAAAGCTTTAGAAGTGAGCGGAGATGACGTAGATTCTGCTGTAAAAAATCTCAATGAAATGTGTCTTGGAAATGTCGATGGTAACTCGGGATCTGTCGCGTGGTCAAATGCAG CAGGTACCAGTAAAGATAATTTTACGTCAGAGAACTCATCGACACATGCCAACACTCCCAGAAGTGGTGCAGAATGGGTCGAACTGTTTGTCACAGAAATAAGGAATGCTACCAGCGTCGATGATGCTAGATCACGTGCCTTGAGGTTGCTAGAGAGCTTGGAGAAGTCCATTAGTGAACGTTCTGGTGGTGAGGCGGCCCAAAGTCTTCATAAG GAAAATATGGTTGTGAAGGAACGGATTGAAGTTCTAGTGCGAGAAAACACGATACTTAAACGTGCTGTATCGATTCAACATGAACGGCAGAAAGATTATGAAGAGAGTACCCGTGAAATACAACACCTGAAGCAGTTATTGTCAATGTATCAGGATCAGCTAAGGACACTTGAG GTGAACAACTATGCATTAACAATGCATCTAAAGCAAGCTCAAGAAAGCAGCTCGATGCCTGGACGTTTTCACCCAGATGTCTTTTAA
- the LOC139867239 gene encoding uncharacterized protein isoform X2, translating to MSAIVCGKRSFFEESSTPPGSPAAKKHRRSSSSPVRLSPLDHLRSVFPDLDNQLLEKALEVSGDDVDSAVKNLNEMCLGNVDGNSGSVAWSNAGTSKDNFTSENSSTHANTPRSGAEWVELFVTEIRNATSVDDARSRALRLLESLEKSISERSGGEAAQSLHKENMVVKERIEVLVRENTILKRAVSIQHERQKDYEESTREIQHLKQLLSMYQDQLRTLEVNNYALTMHLKQAQESSSMPGRFHPDVF from the exons ATGTCTGCGATTGTGTGTGGGAAGAGATCGTTCTTTGAAGAATCATCAACGCCACCGGGCTCTCCGGCTGCCAAAAAACATCGGCGTTCTTCGTCTTCTCCGGTCCGATTGTCGCCGTTGGATCACCTCCGTTCTGTTTTTCCTGATTTGGATAATCAG CTGCTGGAGAAAGCTTTAGAAGTGAGCGGAGATGACGTAGATTCTGCTGTAAAAAATCTCAATGAAATGTGTCTTGGAAATGTCGATGGTAACTCGGGATCTGTCGCGTGGTCAAATGCAG GTACCAGTAAAGATAATTTTACGTCAGAGAACTCATCGACACATGCCAACACTCCCAGAAGTGGTGCAGAATGGGTCGAACTGTTTGTCACAGAAATAAGGAATGCTACCAGCGTCGATGATGCTAGATCACGTGCCTTGAGGTTGCTAGAGAGCTTGGAGAAGTCCATTAGTGAACGTTCTGGTGGTGAGGCGGCCCAAAGTCTTCATAAG GAAAATATGGTTGTGAAGGAACGGATTGAAGTTCTAGTGCGAGAAAACACGATACTTAAACGTGCTGTATCGATTCAACATGAACGGCAGAAAGATTATGAAGAGAGTACCCGTGAAATACAACACCTGAAGCAGTTATTGTCAATGTATCAGGATCAGCTAAGGACACTTGAG GTGAACAACTATGCATTAACAATGCATCTAAAGCAAGCTCAAGAAAGCAGCTCGATGCCTGGACGTTTTCACCCAGATGTCTTTTAA